GCTGTGCGAGATCCCCGAGTTGTTCTGGAGAAGTATGAGGTCACAGAGGGGCAAGGGAGATTGAGCGACATGCACCGTGATGCCCTCCACCCACCCCGGCTGCTGGGAGTCCACCACGACTGTAGCAGTTGGTGGGTACAGAGTTGCCTCGCCCACGGTCAcatcccctccccagggccccctcGCCTCGACTCGGAATAGCTATGATGGGCCATCCCAAATTCAGAGTTCCCTAAGGCCTTCATTACAACTGCACCCCAGAGtgacttctccctctgcccattcctgcttttttcccttcccatccaCGGATGCCAAGACCACTCCCTAATGAACGGCCACCATTCTCCATCTCGGAGTTGGGTCTCCCGAGGATCCAACACGCAAGACTGGCAACCAGGGTGAAGTCTGTTTGGGAGGATGAGTGATTCGGCATCAGCAAATGACAGCCAGTAGGGCCAAATCTGGTCCACTGCCTGTtctggtaaataaagttttatgaggACACGGCCACACTCATGTATGTAGGCcttgtctgtggctgcttctgatctacaacagcagagctgagtagcTGCTGTGGAGACCATCTGGCCCTTTGCCAAAAAAAGTCTGTAGACCCCCAGCTCTAGATCGTTAAAGGAAAATCACATATGCAACATAAGGGCTCCTCAAAGGTCTTCTGGCCCCTCGAGGAAGCAGCACTTACGGGACTGAAGAGGCTGAGCCTGATGCAGATTTCTCTGGCAGGTCTGGCCTCTCGGCATACAGCCTGTCATTTTCCCTGAGTGACGGAAGAGCTTTCGTCATGCCCTAAACCCCACTCACTACCCACGTGTTAGATTACAGCAACAGAACAGTGGGAGGCACAGCCCTCACTCTGTGACCCGGCAGGGATCCGGTCGCTCCTCTCCAGTGAATCCCCTCCAGACAGTCACACCTTTGATCACCAGCGGTGCCAAGCAACACCGGAGACGTCTCAGACCAAGGCCACCGGCAGCCTGAGCACGGACTGGGGCACGCTGAGACGGAAACTCCACCACAGAGCATCAACCTTTGGGACACGTGAAGAAAAGGACCTTCGTAAGTCTCTTCTCCAAGAACATCTAACAAACTTCGACGGATATCTTGGGAACAGGGGAAAGCTTCAGATCTAGGCCACACGCGCAAAATGAAACCGGCAATAAGTTATGGATCAAAGTCAATCCTGTTTGAGGCAGGCAACACCCAGCAAAGAGACAACTACTCAGATCGGCACTGTAGACCCCAAGGAACACCACGAGGAAGGGGGTTTCAGGCTGGGAAGGACTTCTGAGCCAATAAATTTTCACTGTACCAAATCACGTGGTTTATTACATTTGATTAGAAATTAACTGCGTAATCCCCTCTCCTGTTAGGTTCTGGCCACCAGATACTACTACTCTGTATGTCCGTGAGTGGTCTTCAAACATCCCCTTCGCGGTGACAACGGAAGATGGCGACTGCCACCGAGAGGGTTCCCCACCCATCCGACTCCTCTGCCTCAGGCTGCTGCTGGGAGGGTGCAGAGGGGGGGAAGCCAAGTACCCAGGACTGTTCTCGGCTCTGACATTTCATGGCCACGTGGACTTGggccatcattttattttcaagactCAGTGGTCCTACCTAACAGGGATAGCGACAGGGAAAGTGATACTGTCTTTACAGAATGGTTTGAAAGATTCCACGGCAGATGTCGGCCAGGGCCTGGCACCCAGGGTCTGCGTGGTACCTGCCGTGGTTGTTGGTAGGATGGCCTGCTGGTGGCAGTGAAGCCTTCCTTACGGCGGGGCAGGGAGCTGTGCCACGTCCATCTAGCGGGCGCCGGCAGGAGACGCCCCGACAGCAGAGATACAGGGAATAAACCCACAGGGACTGAGGAGAGAGGCAAAGCAGGAACCCATTCCTAAGCCCCCAGCCGCTAGAAAGAGAACAGGTCCCCCTCTGTCTGTTAGAACGTGATGCCCCAGTAGACATGGCCTATCTGTACGGTATCAAATGTCTGCAAGTCTCACAGTTTCTCTCATCTTGGCCGTCTTTCTGGGTGCGTCCGGGAGGCTCACTCTAGAATACAATTTGGAGCACTTCCTGTCTGATGACCTAACCACTGGAACCGAAGCCGCCTTGCTTCTGTTTGCGGAATCTCCCAGGCCGTGCCTCCCTTGAGGCTGAATGTCACTAAGGCGGCTCGAGAGGACGCTGCTCACCTGGGATTTGGGGATCCTTCAGATAAAAAGAATCAGATTCAGTAACTATGAAAACATGAAGACCGCTCATGGCAAGTGGAGCCACAGGGGGCCGTCAAGAACGCCCCGGACAAGATCCCAGTTGGGGACAGGAAATACAAACAGCTCCTCAGAGTTTTAATGAGCGTTGCCCCTGTCAGAAAACACTTGCCATAAGCCTCGAAAAGCTCTGTCAAGACGAAGGTCAGCGAGCTCCCCCTCGAAGTGCTGGGTAGCTTAGCACACGACAGACTGTGATGGTTACAGCCCATGAGTCGTGCTTATAAATCTCGGGCAAAACTTCAACAGCCTGGACAAGAAGCACATTCTTGGCACCTGGGAAGGCATACGCTCCATCGCAAACTAGGTTCTGAGTGCGAAAGTATGAAAGTACGGGGCGGGTCGTGTGTGTGAATGAACGCGTGTGCCTGTGTACACATCTGAGGCGTGTGCCCAGCATGGCGAGCTCAAGGTTCTGTGGCTTTGAGCTTGATGACTGAGGGATCCAGAGTCACAAGGACACTCTCACTCACAGATTTCACCTCAGGAAAATAgagcagagggttttttttccaagCTAGAGGGGACCTTCCAGAACACCAAATGCCCCTCTTCTCTAGCTCCCCAGACGCAGAAACAGGCTCGGAGAGCCAGGGCGGCTTGTCTACATTCCCTGTGCTAGAAAATACGAGATCAGTAACTCTAAAAAAGGTGATCTGGCCTCCGTGAAGATCTTTCCTCAAATGATCTAATGAGACCACGTGATTCAGAGCCACTCAAATCCTGCATGTGGATTCTCTGGGATATGGAGTTGTTCTGAGGGAAGTCGGCCTACAGGAAGTAGAATTCATTCATGCTGTTGGCCTAAGAACATCAGTTACACGAGCAGCCATTCCACAAAGTCAAAATCAAATATCTTCTCTGCACCAAAGCCAAAAATaagttggggcggggggtggattTTCTCTGTTCATGCTCCTCTATTCTGAAATCAATGTTTGAGACCTTGTTCTAGTGATTTTTAAAGACCCTTTCGCGAAGGTGCCATAAATCCGAATGATTCTTTCACACCATGAGACACAAGAGACACAACCTAAACACCAGGATATGCTCTGGCGTGGGGGTGGCAGGCATATAACAATGTGGATTGTACATTTCCAGTAATCTGTATCAACAAGGAAAAGGAAGTGGTTGACTTGAACAATTTCTTAAAACACTAAATTGAGGCCCAGTTTTGCAACACTGAGAGAGGCTTACATTTACTTTTTGCAGTAAGCCTGTCAGACTCAGAGGCATTTCAATGGTCTAATCAACCTGAAAGCCATGTCAAATTGCCTTAAAAATCTCTGAGCATTCAATATATACACTcttgttaaaattaattacatCATTTACCATTTCTACGCGCATTAttgcttaaaatgttttacagccatttttattaattaataaagCCTTAATGGACAAAAATTACACTATAAAATTATGGTGCGTATGCTGCATTGCCAATTTTACTActattatctttaaatatttccccCAAGTGGAAAGTCACTAATTCATAAATCAGAGTCTCTCgcaaaaagtaaaactgaaaattgGAAGTTTGAACAGAGAACGAAACCTGGCCTGGGGCTAAGACCTGCTCTCCTCTTCCCTGATCTCCTAAGAGAGGTGAAAGGTATCCAGGGCGGCTGTCCTTGGGAATTCTCCCTGGCCTTCGCAGTGGTAGAAACAGCAACAAATTCTAGCCGAGTTGCCCCAGAAAACACAACCAAGGAAGCAGAAAACTGTGGTTTTTGCTGTTTCGCAGGTAGAATCCCCAGTGtgcttctttttgaaaatgcCCCAGAATTACTAATCTccccctcaccacacacacacacacacacacacacacaagaattctAAGACCAATCCATAAATACCAACTATCTGATTGAAAGACAAGAAGTACAGCCCTCTAGACGCCTCCAAACCCTCAGATGTTCAGACCAGAGAGACAAAAGCCTCGGGGAGCAGACAGCACTTTGCCCTCTTCACCCTGTTTTGGAACATCACGGACCTAAATTAACTTCATTTGGGGGCTATCGCCTCCTGCTCGTTACATGGCAGGGCGCAGCGCTACCGTTGGAAACAACTCTGAGGGAAGGTCTCTTACAATCTAGAAAAGTATCGGTGCGTATCTAAGGAGGACATCAACACCGAGCCATCAATCGCCAGTTGAGAGCCGAGCAGACAAAGCAATGCTCCTGAGAAGCGCTTTTTGGAATAAGTTACGTAGAAGAAACTCACTATCCGCCTTGGCAGGGCACTTGCATAGATTACCCGACGGATGGGGATCTGTCCTTGGCGGCCCCACCTCCCGAGGAGGGGAGCGTCCCTCACCTGGTGTGTAGCTCCAGCCAGGAATGTGAATGGACAGCTGGTTGGCACCGTCACCGGCGTGTCGAGCTGCGCaatcctctttcccttttcttccagtGACCTGGTTGGCTCCCACCTCCGAGAAGGCTGTATTTTCCAACAGAGGTGAGCCACTCCAGGCACAGGCGCTGGGCCGCAAATGCACCTGCTCCGGCGACGGGTTCTCCTTCAAGAGACTTTTGTGCAAAGCTGGGTTCCAGCGGGGGCCTAGGAGGGTCTGGTTCCCCTCCGCGAGCTCCGGCTTCAAGGCTCTGCTCATTGGCCCTCCGTTCTCTGTGCCATCTACTCCATCTGGTGTCAATCTGTGTGAACTACAATTTAGGTGGAGCGACAGGACCGACCTGTGCATTTTAGGGCCAGCAAGTTGAGGTTGCTcgatggggacagagagggaccgGTCTAGATAGTAAATGGAATTCGGACACTGCTGAGACACCCTGAGATGGATGCAGGAGCTGAACACCAGTGGCCTCTTTCCCGCCTGCGGGGCCCCTGGAGGAAAACCGTTCTCTCGGTTGTCCACATTGGTGACCCAGCACTCGTGACCCCCGCACGGCCGGGGATGGGTCTCGGGAAGCTTCAGCGTCACCACAGAGCAGTTTCTGGAGAACTCCGTGCAAGCGAATGGTCCATGGTGCGGGCGGGGATAAGTACCTCCGGCCGGAGCAGAGGGGTCCCCGAGCAGAGCGCCTTGGGCCGCGCACTTGGTGCACAGAGGGTCCCCCACGGCCTCCCACGCCAGGGCGCTGGCTGGGGGGCCCACACGCCTGGCCGTGATGGTGATGGATGCAAAGCCCCTTTGGGGGCCGCTGCACGGCTTCTCCTCATTGGACGGCAGCTCGGGGTCAGGTCCCGGCTTCCGCGCAGGTGTCTGGATGGCCCGCTTGCCGGGAAGGAGGGCGAAAGCCCGGCTGATGGAGACCCCGCTGCGGGTCGCCCGAGATGGCTTCGCGGGACGTGCGTGCAGAGCGGGCACGCAGGGCGCGGGCAGTGCCGCCCGGTTTGCCTTTGATTTATTCTCGTCAATCAGCTGTGAAATGACTACGGATGAGATCATTTTTGGGTTTTGCGATGCCAGAATCTCCTGCAAATGGGAAAAGACAGCAATTATTCAAGCAGTCCATTGTAACGCAGGCAGCGCACTCTCTTTCAAGGCCCAAGAGGACGTCCGGAACCGTGTTCTCGTCCCAGGCCGTCTGCCCCACACACCTGACACCACCTCTGCGTGCTCAGGAAGGCAGAACACCCAGATCCGTTTACGAAATGGTTATACCCTCTGGAAATCATTCTTCTGACTGGGGAATGGGTTTTCTCTGCTGGGTACCTAACCATGTTTGTGTCCCCGGGTATCCTCGAATTTCAATAATTGCCTCCACCAGGCCCAGGAGCACCTGAAAAGAGGCTCACAGCCTCATGGGGGAGGCAGGACCCAGTTCTAGAGCAGGGCTGGGACTTGGGGGCACCGGTTTGTGTGAGAGagtccccctccctcctccacggGGAGCCCTCTCCCTGCCCGGGTCCCTAACCCCCTAACACAATCTCCCGCCTTTATTAGTGTAGACTGCATTTCAGTGGTTCCCCATGCATGCCATCATGGGGGTCAAATCCCAGACAGCAGAACAAGAGAAATCAGACACCCAAGCTGGGCAGTTACCTAGACTAACACAGCGACCGTGATAATCACTT
This window of the Prionailurus viverrinus isolate Anna chromosome D2, UM_Priviv_1.0, whole genome shotgun sequence genome carries:
- the CD2H10orf90 gene encoding (E2-independent) E3 ubiquitin-conjugating enzyme FATS isoform X3 is translated as MISSVVISQLIDENKSKANRAALPAPCVPALHARPAKPSRATRSGVSISRAFALLPGKRAIQTPARKPGPDPELPSNEEKPCSGPQRGFASITITARRVGPPASALAWEAVGDPLCTKCAAQGALLGDPSAPAGGTYPRPHHGPFACTEFSRNCSVVTLKLPETHPRPCGGHECWVTNVDNRENGFPPGAPQAGKRPLVFSSCIHLRVSQQCPNSIYYLDRSLSVPIEQPQLAGPKMHRSVLSLHLNCSSHRLTPDGVDGTENGGPMSRALKPELAEGNQTLLGPRWNPALHKSLLKENPSPEQVHLRPSACAWSGSPLLENTAFSEVGANQVTGRKGKEDCAARHAGDGANQLSIHIPGWSYTPVETKVFSGSSKKQQGEARTTLSAPPEAQKLVKDFLPEGCSSPSNTCQSSNFSEPSGSRQQIVLKSRILFPGFFCPLQDVCTSPQEDNGVQVEREFPKGDYKCCDLVVKIKECRKREEPEPAPPEPAPPEPAPPVRPETPDLSEDCSEYQQTPAGSLTLQEALEVRKPQFISRSQERLKKLEHMIQQRKAQRKENLAQKQSVFPVRSDKKQFTVPHPLSDNLFKPKERYISEKEMHLRSKRIYNNLPEVKRKKEEQKKRVILQSNRLRAEVFKKQLLDQLLQRNAV
- the CD2H10orf90 gene encoding (E2-independent) E3 ubiquitin-conjugating enzyme FATS isoform X4, producing the protein MKLHSWASFWIRVVLLSFLLPQTVTVLQPTTPHGHQFHLKTCQGQEPLWGRHLKEILASQNPKMISSVVISQLIDENKSKANRAALPAPCVPALHARPAKPSRATRSGVSISRAFALLPGKRAIQTPARKPGPDPELPSNEEKPCSGPQRGFASITITARRVGPPASALAWEAVGDPLCTKCAAQGALLGDPSAPAGGTYPRPHHGPFACTEFSRNCSVVTLKLPETHPRPCGGHECWVTNVDNRENGFPPGAPQAGKRPLVFSSCIHLRVSQQCPNSIYYLDRSLSVPIEQPQLAGPKMHRSVLSLHLNCSSHRLTPDGVDGTENGGPMSRALKPELAEGNQTLLGPRWNPALHKSLLKENPSPEQVHLRPSACAWSGSPLLENTAFSEVGANQVTGRKGKEDCAARHAGDGANQLSIHIPGWSYTPGDYKCCDLVVKIKECRKREEPEPAPPEPAPPEPAPPVRPETPDLSEDCSEYQQTPAGSLTLQEALEVRKPQFISRSQERLKKLEHMIQQRKAQRKENLAQKQSVFPVRSDKKQFTVPHPLSDNLFKPKERYISEKEMHLRSKRIYNNLPEVKRKKEEQKKRVILQSNRLRAEVFKKQLLDQLLQRNAV
- the CD2H10orf90 gene encoding (E2-independent) E3 ubiquitin-conjugating enzyme FATS isoform X2; this encodes MKLHSWASFWIRVVLLSFLLPQTVTVLQPTTPHGHQFHLKTCQGQEPLWGRHLKEILASQNPKMISSVVISQLIDENKSKANRAALPAPCVPALHARPAKPSRATRSGVSISRAFALLPGKRAIQTPARKPGPDPELPSNEEKPCSGPQRGFASITITARRVGPPASALAWEAVGDPLCTKCAAQGALLGDPSAPAGGTYPRPHHGPFACTEFSRNCSVVTLKLPETHPRPCGGHECWVTNVDNRENGFPPGAPQAGKRPLVFSSCIHLRVSQQCPNSIYYLDRSLSVPIEQPQLAGPKMHRSVLSLHLNCSSHRLTPDGVDGTENGGPMSRALKPELAEGNQTLLGPRWNPALHKSLLKENPSPEQVHLRPSACAWSGSPLLENTAFSEVGANQVTGRKGKEDCAARHAGDGANQLSIHIPGWSYTPETKVFSGSSKKQQGEARTTLSAPPEAQKLVKDFLPEGCSSPSNTCQSSNFSEPSGSRQQIVLKSRILFPGFFCPLQDVCTSPQEDNGVQVEREFPKGDYKCCDLVVKIKECRKREEPEPAPPEPAPPEPAPPVRPETPDLSEDCSEYQQTPAGSLTLQEALEVRKPQFISRSQERLKKLEHMIQQRKAQRKENLAQKQSVFPVRSDKKQFTVPHPLSDNLFKPKERYISEKEMHLRSKRIYNNLPEVKRKKEEQKKRVILQSNRLRAEVFKKQLLDQLLQRNAV
- the CD2H10orf90 gene encoding (E2-independent) E3 ubiquitin-conjugating enzyme FATS isoform X1 — translated: MKLHSWASFWIRVVLLSFLLPQTVTVLQPTTPHGHQFHLKTCQGQEPLWGRHLKEILASQNPKMISSVVISQLIDENKSKANRAALPAPCVPALHARPAKPSRATRSGVSISRAFALLPGKRAIQTPARKPGPDPELPSNEEKPCSGPQRGFASITITARRVGPPASALAWEAVGDPLCTKCAAQGALLGDPSAPAGGTYPRPHHGPFACTEFSRNCSVVTLKLPETHPRPCGGHECWVTNVDNRENGFPPGAPQAGKRPLVFSSCIHLRVSQQCPNSIYYLDRSLSVPIEQPQLAGPKMHRSVLSLHLNCSSHRLTPDGVDGTENGGPMSRALKPELAEGNQTLLGPRWNPALHKSLLKENPSPEQVHLRPSACAWSGSPLLENTAFSEVGANQVTGRKGKEDCAARHAGDGANQLSIHIPGWSYTPVETKVFSGSSKKQQGEARTTLSAPPEAQKLVKDFLPEGCSSPSNTCQSSNFSEPSGSRQQIVLKSRILFPGFFCPLQDVCTSPQEDNGVQVEREFPKGDYKCCDLVVKIKECRKREEPEPAPPEPAPPEPAPPVRPETPDLSEDCSEYQQTPAGSLTLQEALEVRKPQFISRSQERLKKLEHMIQQRKAQRKENLAQKQSVFPVRSDKKQFTVPHPLSDNLFKPKERYISEKEMHLRSKRIYNNLPEVKRKKEEQKKRVILQSNRLRAEVFKKQLLDQLLQRNAV